Sequence from the Zeugodacus cucurbitae isolate PBARC_wt_2022May chromosome 2, idZeuCucr1.2, whole genome shotgun sequence genome:
tatttgtgttttttattcctttcttcttcttattattattactgttcTTTAATTTACTATCACCCCCGCTTTAATATAgactaattttcttttattttcaaaagatTTGGTTGTGGCGTGTGTGCCAAAAATTCTCTTTAATCTGTGATCTGCatatagattttttgttttgtttcttaaTCAAAGACAATGAAGCAAATACACCagccattttttatatattttcttataaatatcagtttttaaaacgatttaaaaaaaaaattatattatatagtataagcATAAATAATTAGACCAAGTCTCTTTTATTCACAGTTAAATAAAAGTAGCTACAATGacctaaaatattttccaaaactttTAGGAAATGTTAACGATTTTACAATCCTTATGCGTCCTAATTATGAGAAGCGCTTCCGCTCAGAATGTATTACATGAGAAAAACAGAGCGTATAATCCCAAATAAATAGGCCATAATAACTCAGAAGTAAATTGAAACATATTGTCATAGAGTTGAAACATATTATCATTTTAGCTTAGGCACTTTttgttaaagattttaattaaaaatcaattaatatcACATTTAcatcgaaaatctttatttgTTTCGTGATATTTCTTTTGCAAGCTGAAAAATTTATCGCATGCTATATTATTCAACTGTTACTGCTTTCTCTCTCAtgctatataaataaacaaactgtCAGTTTGAGCAAATAATCAAAAAGTGCCATTTTAATTGATGAATTGATTTGTCCAGaggaaaaatcaacaaaaaaaaattctaaaaaagccAAAGCAAGGCAAGTTGATAGATATGCGAtgagaaatatgcaaatattataaagtaCATATTTTTGGTTCATTGAGTAGGAAATGGCATGAGAAGGTGACAGCTGATTTGTAGTGTGACACCTTTGCATGATCTtatttcttaactaattaaaataaatacttgtaatttttatatattttacaataattttttagaaaatatttcatttatacaatatttttttattcaattttttactttagaaaaaaagttatatttatttttgttgcattttgaaaatatgtggaaaatatttattatactagAATGAAAATGAATTCACTGCCAAAAGTCAGATATGTATAGCGTCAGAAATCATCTACTGATTTATGATATCTCcgatataaatgtgtgtgtatctacagtttatatttaaatctaaaatattgGGCTAGGCAGGCGTGgcagaaaaaattattgttgcatGTACAGACATGCAATTACCACATCAGATTTTAATTGTtagttaattgaaataaatttgaaaagtattttagtactgtgtatgtacatatataatcctCAGCCACgtaattattttagaattttcccGAAACGCTTGCTATGCGCCCTCCtaccaattttatttacatacatagaatTTTTTATATCTCTTACATGCAAACCACCttcatgtgtatgtgttttaAAGTTTGCTTGCACCTTTGTCTGGTTTTTGTTTGAGAGTGATTTTCTTCTGGCTTCCGTTGCTTTGGTCACTACGTTGTTCGATTGCCAAAATAAATTTTGCGAAACTATTTGCCCAATTTATTTAGCGATAACCAGAAAGCACCGCATGGCGTGTGCTTACACAGCGAAGTTAATTAAAAtgcacatttaattaaaatttaaacaatgtttgttttaaaaacGCCGATAATGGCCATAATGTGGGTGGGTGTCTGGCATATTTTCATgtacttttgtatgtatgtatgtatgaaataatttgtatgtgattttaGGCAAACATGCGTAAAATGCATTTCGGTTTAATGTAAATTGACGCAGGTGCCTGGTGTTGATCGGTTACAAATgcggaaataatattttcaagtcacttaaaaatcaacaaatttgggttttcaaaataatcaatattgtttaagatttttattttgtctatGGAGAACAATTAGTGCGAGATTTATgatatcaaataaatttaagtttatgcAAATGATTAACCATATTCGAAAATCtgcaaaaattatatgaattttcaGCTTTTTCATACAgaaacacatttgttgttgtcccCAGCTACTAAAAAGGAACTTtacttgaattttttaatttatttaattttttttcgtaagCTAGTCTGTGGCAGTCATGCACTTAATTAACACCGTCGCCAACGTGGTTGGCAAGTCGTTTTTGATTGAAGTCGGCGAGGCGTGTAATTAGAATCGTacaaatttgtaacaaattCGCAGACTTAACTGAGATATGCAACCGATTCCACGTGcgcttaaaattaaatattattcgtttgaataaatgaaaaaaagagattatttttttttaattttaaaatattttttctctaatttgaaaatttttttttaaatattttttataaaattttgaaaatctccCACTATTTCAAGCATGGtaccttttatatttttttttttgcgccgcCCATTACATTAGGCTGCTGCTACTCTTTTAGTcttttttgctgttattgtgtGCAATTACATACACGTATTGTGTTGATCCCTAGCGTGTGCCATACAAAGCTGGTTGCgctcattttcattttgccaAGGTGCGCattgttgaaattaattgcaaaattgTACTTCATTTTCATCGGACTTTGCATCGCATTGCACTGACAGTGGGTAGATATAggcgaaaataaaaatctatttgcaaaaaatcaaATGTACCCACATGCTGTTGCATGTCTATGtactgtatttatgtatgtatgtacactcaTTTGTTGCAACCGGTGCTGAATTGTTTATTGTTGGTTTTGACAAATGCTTTTTGCTTGCTGCCAGACCTCAAGTCCGAGAGTAATgatgataattaaaaaaattaataaattacacacatatgtatgtatggtataaacatacatatttgtttatagaGTTGGTGATTATAATGTGTTAATGCCACACACAATTTTCATGGCAAATAGAGCGAAAGACAGGTTTATTTATactattattttagttttttttctttcttttgctTTGGTATTTTGTGGCATGtagagagaaaaaatataattttgtttaaaatttacaattaattattttttaatttttttttatttttattattatttttttttcaatttcggtTATtagacagcaataacaataattgtaaagtttttaagtttttttgtatgctTGCTATCAATAAAGCACActcaataaaaatgtatgtaaatatgtcagtaagctaataaaaaaattaaaaaaggaaactATGAAATGTATGCCTAAGCAACAACAAGCTAAAATGCTGCTAtatcatatttcattttaattaaagcgCAAAGAAGAACAACACATAAAAGTTTAGTAATAATAAACCAAAgcgtataaattttatatacgtaCATGTGTATCTACATGCACAACTATAACGACACAACAACTTTGGATTAtagcaacaaatatttgtatttagtgACAAAAAAGTGCTGTAAGTGTTCAGTGTTCGGTGCTAaaggaattataaaaattaacacaacaacattaaataaaacaatacaacaaaatttaatgaatttgcaataaaaaaaaaccaaataaatagtaccaatcaaattttttatatcaaaaaacattaaaaattcctCAAATCAAAATAACGGTAATGCGCCAgccaatacaaaataatttgtcaccacaacaacaacgaaaagcaAACACAGCAAGCAACACTCTCGTGCAACACGCTGGCAACATTGTTGCGCATTTAACGCGCAACATTTACACATTTGACGCTGGCCAAAAGCGAAGTTCACGCAACAGCTGGCAATTGCAGCTGCAGTGTTGCTGATATTTAATATACTGTTAGGTATACGAGTAACAAACGCGTGCACACGCCACTAAATCCTCGTCCGCATGTTACAACTTCACTTTTATTCCAATCATGCTGGTCGTCTGGAAGTCGGTGGTGGCTCAAAGTCCACGGATCTTTGGTGGGCTCAGCAATACTATCCGTTAGAGAGTATAAAGGAATTTGAAACGGTATCGGAGCGATGGAAGAAATGTTTGGGGCAATTACTCAAAACAGGTGGGAGATAGTGTGTGAAGAATGTAAAGGAAGTTAAATGAAGGAAGAATAAGTTtatgtaaaaaagaaaacaaatgttttataaaaaaaagatgtGTCTGTAACAAGCACcttggaataaaaaatatttaacaattttttaagtgaaaagaagtatatgtttaataaataagaaatttttaaattaatttaggcTTACTTCGTATACTTTTTTACCTTTCACTGATTttactatataatattatataatttatactaaaaaaaaaaaacaagtgaatGTACAacatgtttttgctgttgttgtagcttaCAATATTCGATATTAGATTTAAGAAAGTTTGAAGATCGAAAGAAAATCTGTATAAGTACCGATAGAAGAAGTTTTGGTTGGTCGTTTTTCTGCACAAAAGAAAATTGTAGATATATActgtttgtttatatatgtataaaccgTTAAATACTCGTTTATACAAGTCtacttttatttactaatttgtatttttattttcttgtcatTTGCAGAAGAAGACGACTCACAAATATTCGTGAAATTCTTCCGGTTCCATAAGTGCTATGATCTAATACCAACCTCAGCTAAATTGGTTGTATTCGATACACAATTGCTGGTGAAGAAAGCTTTCTATGCACTCGTCTATAATGGTGTACGTGCAGCACCACTCTGGgattcacaaaaacaacaatttgttgGCATGTTAACCATAACCGATTTTATCAAAATTCTACAAATGTATTATAAGTCACCAAATGCATCAATGGAACAATTGGAGGAGCACAAATTAGACACATGGCGAAGTAAGTGACGGCAATGCATACTTCTTTAAATTAtgtgtttattaatttcaatatttctactTTTTAGATGTGCTGCACAATCAGGTTATGCCATTGGTTAGTATCAGTCCGGATGCTTCACTCTATGATGCCATTAAAATTCTCATACACAATCGTATCCATCGATTACCAGTCATTGATCCTGCGACGGGCaatgttttgtatatattaacaCATAAACGCATACTGAGGTTCCTCTTCTTATATGTAAGTGTTTTACTTaacaactatttattttaattttcaaacaaattaaaactgaatttaatttcacttaCAGATTAACGAATTACCAAAGCCCTCGTATATGCAAAAAACTTTGCGAGATTTAAGAATCGGCACATACGACAACATTGAGACTGCGGACGAGAACACAAGCATTATAATGGCGTTGAAAAAATTTGTGGAGCGACGAGTATCGGCTTTGCCGTTAGTGGACTCCGAAGGGCGGCTAGTAGATATTTACGCGAAATTCGATGTAATTGTAAGTATTTAAACACCTTAAATGGTGTTTTTAActcacaaaaaaatcaaatgtgcCACAATATTTACGCTGTGTTTAACTTTGTTTTGCAGAATTTGGCCGCCGAGAAGACCTACAACGATTTAGATGTGTCGCTACGCAAAGCAAATGAACACCGCAACGAATGGTTCGAGGGTGTGCACAATTGTCGCTTAGATGAGTCGCTCTACACAATTATGGAGCGCATTGTACGCGCCGAAGTGCATCGTCTCGTCGTCGTTGATGAGAATCAGAAAGTGATTGGTATTATTTCACTATCCGATATACTGTTGTACCTGGTTTTACGTCCAAGTGGCGAAGGTTTGGGCAACGCTGATAATTCATTACGCGCCTCAGATCCCATCTTGCGACGTAAGTCGTCCGATGAAGAAGATGCCGACACAAAATCATCGGGCAGTCGTAGTATTATTGATGACATACCCGAGGAGGAGGCAGCAGTGGTGACAACAGCGCCAATATCGGTGCCACCAACGAATGAGGAAACCGTCGCTACATCGAATAGTGACGAACTTAAAAGCGCGTCGAATGAGGAGATCGATGCCtcaatacaaaagcaaaatggTGATAGTAATAATACCGCTGAAGTGTCCTTTGCCGCCGAGGCGGAAGAAGATCCTGTGGACGATGCCGATCAGTTAagtgataatgatgatgatgtcGTAACGGGACAATATGTGGATCTGAAGAAATCACTCGGCGCGTCAGCGGACGATGACAGAGAATTGGAAACGGCCGCGTCGGCAGCCTCAGCGTTGAGTGGCATGCCAACAACGACGGCACGTGAGATGGCGCTTGTTAgtgaataagtttttttttaatatacattaatatttcaagctacaaacaaacatatattatatacatacatacatactacatacatatattttaagtatGCGTTTTTTAGTCAGCGAATTACAAACCATAGATTTGATAAACTTGAACGTTGCTATGAATGCTTCAAAGCCTTACTAATATAAAAGAAGAATAAAACATTCGAGGAGagtgttaatattttttgaatgcaTTGGAATAAATATGTGTGCGCAAACTGCGTGCGGCCAACGCTGTGAGTGAGGGAATGGCTGACGCTCGAGCGAGCAGCGGGTGTTGGTGCAACAACTTTGGAGTCTCAAAAGGCTTCCTGTTGATGCAtggtcacacatacacacacatacattaagCAGTGGCAAAGCAAGTGTAGTAAAAAAGCTTTTTGGATAGGGCTCTACACACctcttatatttatatgaaggtaaattagtgttttttttttaatttaagtagaaattattgcaaaacaacaaagcaaacataatataaaacaaacgaaaaatgcTTGTATGATAAAAAGTCAATAAAGAGAATTATGATACTCTATGAagcagaaaataaatacatttttatttgctaaaaattGTAAGTAAAAATGAGCCTTAATTGGACAAGAAAACCAGAAAAATGGGAAGTGCGTGCAAAATCACacgaaaaaactgtaaaatttgtaaCTTACAAGCTTCCCActttgcaaacacacacacacacatacaaattcctacacaaatatacatatataaaatatataaaaacataaataaattcgtaaaa
This genomic interval carries:
- the Prkag2_1 gene encoding uncharacterized protein Prkag2_1 isoform X2, encoding MPGGTGGGNGYEEVAAARRGRFHVTSTTAQGPPETTFGRFRLMPTSNYGAISPILHHRGRFAVIPEEPQGSPAQGTPPTGGAVRSPSPEWDFDIEQEQDGRLPGSRPSSAPAEPNAKAARKASKKMEKEARRQEKEASRREKEARKLERETARRQEREAAKLEKLNRNMEKISRSTERVGATTRSGSLERRRSGEDSPVLNQSTVHGIASPNRRPTIFDVFRQRTKSDAKRKDSLLLAAGSGNVAGAPGTDNSSSSSTHSGTGGGGGIMNQMKVVMQNSGLIGHHHHDKQRQHPAVTITAAEGGSAKNKYKDGSAHPHQGSDAQYYHTVTAVRRADASRSPMTKVMDLFRSRSNSAATEADKRKARAAAHQQQLAVQSAHMRRASADLEKRRASLGAASRGLRGDGTLDPHHAAILFRDSRGLPVADPFLEKVNLSDFEEDDSQIFVKFFRFHKCYDLIPTSAKLVVFDTQLLVKKAFYALVYNGVRAAPLWDSQKQQFVGMLTITDFIKILQMYYKSPNASMEQLEEHKLDTWRNVLHNQVMPLVSISPDASLYDAIKILIHNRIHRLPVIDPATGNVLYILTHKRILRFLFLYINELPKPSYMQKTLRDLRIGTYDNIETADENTSIIMALKKFVERRVSALPLVDSEGRLVDIYAKFDVINLAAEKTYNDLDVSLRKANEHRNEWFEGVHNCRLDESLYTIMERIVRAEVHRLVVVDENQKVIGIISLSDILLYLVLRPSGEGLGNADNSLRASDPILRRKSSDEEDADTKSSGSRSIIDDIPEEEAAVVTTAPISVPPTNEETVATSNSDELKSASNEEIDASIQKQNGDSNNTAEVSFAAEAEEDPVDDADQLSDNDDDVVTGQYVDLKKSLGASADDDRELETAASAASALSGMPTTTAREMALVSE
- the Prkag2_1 gene encoding uncharacterized protein Prkag2_1 isoform X3, whose amino-acid sequence is MHGITHLYRQHAVEKQLSADSACTTHHNHHNNHSPFAARNSYPRDSISYDSNDDNTNRFHSVDSGSSSGSSTNSKSPNWSQDKVIEKLVQSSSPQPVPEGSKSLNNHYRNSPSNASNMTRSSYDSYSSSFKRTCSKRNYFDRSHSPAVYASLRRYPNDYCGSPPVYATQGGYFPHDLDDIYESQGDHQYFTHTGASSARTPERPSINSIFHRVGAAYTSLDDYVGQTRHSAENGGTGSASSYKHRFDNNSFVKSLSTNEDSDNSLPREHKKSKDHHHHHHSIQEMLKQFSKKVHIWPRKSHDTNSVCTSPLNDPQENFRTRSKSLDVNTLSRPNRILEDCGATYKIYERIVKEGAHMRRASADLEKRRASLGAASRGLRGDGTLDPHHAAILFRDSRGLPVADPFLEKVNLSDFEEDDSQIFVKFFRFHKCYDLIPTSAKLVVFDTQLLVKKAFYALVYNGVRAAPLWDSQKQQFVGMLTITDFIKILQMYYKSPNASMEQLEEHKLDTWRNVLHNQVMPLVSISPDASLYDAIKILIHNRIHRLPVIDPATGNVLYILTHKRILRFLFLYINELPKPSYMQKTLRDLRIGTYDNIETADENTSIIMALKKFVERRVSALPLVDSEGRLVDIYAKFDVINLAAEKTYNDLDVSLRKANEHRNEWFEGVHNCRLDESLYTIMERIVRAEVHRLVVVDENQKVIGIISLSDILLYLVLRPSGEGLGNADNSLRASDPILRRKSSDEEDADTKSSGSRSIIDDIPEEEAAVVTTAPISVPPTNEETVATSNSDELKSASNEEIDASIQKQNGDSNNTAEVSFAAEAEEDPVDDADQLSDNDDDVVTGQYVDLKKSLGASADDDRELETAASAASALSGMPTTTAREMALVSE
- the Prkag2_1 gene encoding 5'-AMP-activated protein kinase subunit gamma-2 isoform X5, whose protein sequence is MFRRRSAFESPLRPSPPEIRVNHLPVTDYCTASTKKSALIRAALQQRAKGRSLSNSPINRKKKFHHLPVLLDDEAGEATHSGDEHTIAGYEYCDYDNGVGATDSNVDYLGTYTADIGDGARHSRHHVSRRDHTRLPTTATTIQSGQRSQRWLQQQQQQQQQQYESALRAQQQQEQQQAQQKSRLHHPLVRDRRESIATSRPTATTERSPVRECILVRRRSDFTDREYQDYLRQCKKQEYEQQYPEQYPQKQTHLHPQFTGASHLPVADPFLEKVNLSDFEEDDSQIFVKFFRFHKCYDLIPTSAKLVVFDTQLLVKKAFYALVYNGVRAAPLWDSQKQQFVGMLTITDFIKILQMYYKSPNASMEQLEEHKLDTWRNVLHNQVMPLVSISPDASLYDAIKILIHNRIHRLPVIDPATGNVLYILTHKRILRFLFLYINELPKPSYMQKTLRDLRIGTYDNIETADENTSIIMALKKFVERRVSALPLVDSEGRLVDIYAKFDVINLAAEKTYNDLDVSLRKANEHRNEWFEGVHNCRLDESLYTIMERIVRAEVHRLVVVDENQKVIGIISLSDILLYLVLRPSGEGLGNADNSLRASDPILRRKSSDEEDADTKSSGSRSIIDDIPEEEAAVVTTAPISVPPTNEETVATSNSDELKSASNEEIDASIQKQNGDSNNTAEVSFAAEAEEDPVDDADQLSDNDDDVVTGQYVDLKKSLGASADDDRELETAASAASALSGMPTTTAREMALVSE
- the Prkag2_1 gene encoding 5'-AMP-activated protein kinase subunit gamma-2 isoform X4; the protein is MFRRRSAFESPLRPSPPEIRVNHLPVTDYCTASTKKSALIRAALQQRAKGRSLSNSPINRKKKFHHLPVLLDDEAGEATHSGDEHTIAGYEYCDYDNGVGATDSNVDYLGTYTADIGDGARHSRHHVSRRDHTRNLNSFGNSLGTTRYNRLVTGLPTTATTIQSGQRSQRWLQQQQQQQQQQYESALRAQQQQEQQQAQQKSRLHHPLVRDRRESIATSRPTATTERSPVRECILVRRRSDFTDREYQDYLRQCKKQEYEQQYPEQYPQKQTHLHPQFTGASHLPVADPFLEKVNLSDFEEDDSQIFVKFFRFHKCYDLIPTSAKLVVFDTQLLVKKAFYALVYNGVRAAPLWDSQKQQFVGMLTITDFIKILQMYYKSPNASMEQLEEHKLDTWRNVLHNQVMPLVSISPDASLYDAIKILIHNRIHRLPVIDPATGNVLYILTHKRILRFLFLYINELPKPSYMQKTLRDLRIGTYDNIETADENTSIIMALKKFVERRVSALPLVDSEGRLVDIYAKFDVINLAAEKTYNDLDVSLRKANEHRNEWFEGVHNCRLDESLYTIMERIVRAEVHRLVVVDENQKVIGIISLSDILLYLVLRPSGEGLGNADNSLRASDPILRRKSSDEEDADTKSSGSRSIIDDIPEEEAAVVTTAPISVPPTNEETVATSNSDELKSASNEEIDASIQKQNGDSNNTAEVSFAAEAEEDPVDDADQLSDNDDDVVTGQYVDLKKSLGASADDDRELETAASAASALSGMPTTTAREMALVSE